The following DNA comes from Microbacterium wangchenii.
CTCCACCGCGGTCGTGATCTTCCGGCAGTACTTCATGCAGCTGCCCCGAGAGCTCTTCGACGCGGCGCGCATCGACGGGGCGGGGGAATTCCGGCTGCTGTGGAACGTGGCGCTGCCGCTCGTGCGACCGGCGCTGCTCACGGTCGTGCTGCTGACCTTCATCGGGCCGTGGAACGAGTTCCTGTGGCCGTTCCTCATCACGAAGGAGGCGTCGATGCAGCCGCTGGCGGTGTCGCTGGCGAACTTCATCTCCAACATCGCCGCCTCCACGTCCAATCCGTTCGGCGCGATGATGGCCGGTGCTGTCGTGCTGGCGGCCCCCGCCGTCGCCCTGTTCCTGGTGTTCCAGCGGTACTTCACCTCGAACGACCTCGGATCGGGGGTGAAGGGATGACCCGTGCCGTGCCCTACCGGCTGACGCGCGCCGGGATCGTGATGACCCCCGACCCCGGCGACCCGAACGAGGCGGAGGGCGTGCTCAACCCCGGCTCGGGCCGCGGACCCGACGGGGAGCTGTACCTCCTGCCGCGCCTGGTCGCCGCCGGCAACGTCTCGCGCGTGGGCCTGGCACGCGTCGTGGTCGAGGGCGGCGTGCCGGTCGGGGTGGTCCGCGAGGGCGTCGTGCTGGCGCCGGACCGCGGCTGGGAGCGGGGCGCCGATCACGCCGGGGTGGAGGATCCGCGCATCACGTGGATCGACGTGCTCGGGCTGCACGTCATGACCTACGTCGCGTTCGGCCCCCTCGGGCCGCGCACGGCGCTCGCGGTGTCGGACGACCTGCGCACGTGGCGGCGGCTCGGACCGGCGCTGTTCCGCTACCAGGACGACCTCGACACCGACCTGAACCTGTTCCACAACAAGGACACCGTGTTCTTCCCCGAGCCGGTCCGCGCCCCCGACGGCACGGAGGCGCTCGCCGTCCTGCACCGGCCGATGTGGGATCTGGGCGAGACGCGCCCGGGACAGGGCGTCCGGCTGCCGGCGGGTGTCGAGGACCCCCGCCAGTCCGTCTGGATCAGCTACGTGCCGCTGGCCGCCGTGCTGGCCGATGTCGGCAACCTCACGCTGTGGGAGCATCACCGGTTCGTCGCCGGTCCGCAGTTCGCCTTCGAGGAGCTGAAGATCGGCGGCGGGCCGCCCCCGCTGCGCGTCCCGGAGGGCTGGCTCGTGCTGCACCACGG
Coding sequences within:
- a CDS encoding glycosidase is translated as MTRAVPYRLTRAGIVMTPDPGDPNEAEGVLNPGSGRGPDGELYLLPRLVAAGNVSRVGLARVVVEGGVPVGVVREGVVLAPDRGWERGADHAGVEDPRITWIDVLGLHVMTYVAFGPLGPRTALAVSDDLRTWRRLGPALFRYQDDLDTDLNLFHNKDTVFFPEPVRAPDGTEALAVLHRPMWDLGETRPGQGVRLPAGVEDPRQSVWISYVPLAAVLADVGNLTLWEHHRFVAGPQFAFEELKIGGGPPPLRVPEGWLVLHHGVTGVIDDAFAQQQNVNYAAGALLLDAADPGRVLARTSEPLLAPETADERSGIVPNVVFPTAIEQIDGRHFVFYGMADSKIGVALLERSDATSSP